Proteins from one Hoplias malabaricus isolate fHopMal1 chromosome 2, fHopMal1.hap1, whole genome shotgun sequence genomic window:
- the LOC136687644 gene encoding zona pellucida sperm-binding protein 3-like isoform X1, giving the protein MKMENLTMKMIAMMKMMIMMMMMPMPPSVVSGAPSVHVRCTEHAMVVSLRWESARAAQVWLGTCASGLERETEHVLEVPLHECGSTLRMEGDSFVYENVLLFLPVENPLGIVRFAGFRIPIQCRYQRTHLVSSSAQMEPKHQHAVPQFSLQLMTDNWFSERRSTEFHVGEVLNLRASVLSAEDTPLKLYVDNCVLTQETDTHTPRHTTLIHNHGCPADPRSHDLGLCFMPRTVDRLLELQINIRPLRDCHSTVYVSCLLRAVVVDEGESSVNKACTFTEHGWRSVDGNHAVCGCCDSVCEDDRGPGRGVKVSADGDSDRLAVVTLGPLMIPQ; this is encoded by the exons ATGAAGATGGAAAATTTAACCATGAAGATGATTgcgatgatgaagatgatgattatgatgatgatgatgccgATGCCTCCTTCTGTTGTCTCAGGGGCTCCGTCCGTGCACGTGCGCTGCACCGAGCACGCGATGGTGGTGTCGTTGCGCTGGGAAAGTGCGCGCGCGGCTCAGGTGTGGCTCGGCACCTGCGCCTCGGGGCTGGAGCGCGAGACTGAGCACGTGCTGGAGGTGCCACTGCACGAGTGCGGCTCCACGCTGAGG ATGGAAGGTGATAGTTTCGTGTATGAGAACGTTCTGCTGTTCTTGCCTGTGGAGAACCCTCTTGGTATCGTTAGATTCGCTGGGTTCAGGATCCCCATCCAGTGCCGATATCAGAG GACTCACCTGGTCAGCTCCAGTGCTCAGATGGAGCCCAAACACCAGCACGCCGTTCCACAGTTCTCCCTGCAGCTCATGACCG acAACTGGTTCTCTGAGAGACGTTCCACTGAGTTCCACGTGGGTGAGGTTCTAAATCTGAGAGCGTctgtcctgagcgctgaagacaCTCCTCTAAAACTCTATGTGGACAACTGTGTGTTGACTCAGGAgacggacacacacactcccagacaCACAACGCTCATACACAACCACGG GTGTCCTGCTGACCCCAGATCACATGACCTCGGCCTGTGTTTTATGCCCAGAACAGTGGACCGTCTCCTGGAGCTACAGATAAACATCCGACCGCTCAGAGACTGTCACAGCACG gtcTATGTCTCCTGTCTCCTGAGGGCAGTGGTTGTGGATGAAGGAGAAAGCTCAGTGAATAAAGCCTGCACTTTCACTGAACACGG aTGGCGCAGTGTGGATGGTAATCACGCAGTGTGTGGCTgctgtgactctgtgtgtgaagaTGACCGTGGACCTGGTCGAGGGGTTAAAGTCAGCGCTGATGGAG ACTCGGACCGCTTGGCTGTGGTCACTCTGGGTCCACTGATGATTCCACAGTAA
- the LOC136687644 gene encoding zona pellucida sperm-binding protein 3-like isoform X2, whose product MKMENLTMKMIAMMKMMIMMMMMPMPPSVVSGAPSVHVRCTEHAMVVSLRWESARAAQVWLGTCASGLERETEHVLEVPLHECGSTLRMEGDSFVYENVLLFLPVENPLGIVRFAGFRIPIQCRYQRTHLVSSSAQMEPKHQHAVPQFSLQLMTDNWFSERRSTEFHVGEVLNLRASVLSAEDTPLKLYVDNCVLTQETDTHTPRHTTLIHNHGTVDRLLELQINIRPLRDCHSTVYVSCLLRAVVVDEGESSVNKACTFTEHGWRSVDGNHAVCGCCDSVCEDDRGPGRGVKVSADGDSDRLAVVTLGPLMIPQ is encoded by the exons ATGAAGATGGAAAATTTAACCATGAAGATGATTgcgatgatgaagatgatgattatgatgatgatgatgccgATGCCTCCTTCTGTTGTCTCAGGGGCTCCGTCCGTGCACGTGCGCTGCACCGAGCACGCGATGGTGGTGTCGTTGCGCTGGGAAAGTGCGCGCGCGGCTCAGGTGTGGCTCGGCACCTGCGCCTCGGGGCTGGAGCGCGAGACTGAGCACGTGCTGGAGGTGCCACTGCACGAGTGCGGCTCCACGCTGAGG ATGGAAGGTGATAGTTTCGTGTATGAGAACGTTCTGCTGTTCTTGCCTGTGGAGAACCCTCTTGGTATCGTTAGATTCGCTGGGTTCAGGATCCCCATCCAGTGCCGATATCAGAG GACTCACCTGGTCAGCTCCAGTGCTCAGATGGAGCCCAAACACCAGCACGCCGTTCCACAGTTCTCCCTGCAGCTCATGACCG acAACTGGTTCTCTGAGAGACGTTCCACTGAGTTCCACGTGGGTGAGGTTCTAAATCTGAGAGCGTctgtcctgagcgctgaagacaCTCCTCTAAAACTCTATGTGGACAACTGTGTGTTGACTCAGGAgacggacacacacactcccagacaCACAACGCTCATACACAACCACGG AACAGTGGACCGTCTCCTGGAGCTACAGATAAACATCCGACCGCTCAGAGACTGTCACAGCACG gtcTATGTCTCCTGTCTCCTGAGGGCAGTGGTTGTGGATGAAGGAGAAAGCTCAGTGAATAAAGCCTGCACTTTCACTGAACACGG aTGGCGCAGTGTGGATGGTAATCACGCAGTGTGTGGCTgctgtgactctgtgtgtgaagaTGACCGTGGACCTGGTCGAGGGGTTAAAGTCAGCGCTGATGGAG ACTCGGACCGCTTGGCTGTGGTCACTCTGGGTCCACTGATGATTCCACAGTAA
- the LOC136687191 gene encoding uncharacterized protein has translation MVKVCVLLVVLLLFKVGVGREGPRFEQKEPSRTSVRVRTVSVNCSSDHMEVRVRADLFGLGVSVDPGDLRLGGQGQSEFCGVTSASDEEFIIESDLTSCGTQHWVTDDALIYTNVLTYSMMASPDALVRMESAVIPVECHFRRTFDVGSDPVLPTWIPHNSTVSVLRSLHFSLRLMTRDWRWERGSAVYFLGDDINIEASVYAPRKDLRIFIDHCVATTTPETDSEPRYEFIDNGCFVDAPLTRSNSRFLQRESPEKLRLQLSAFIFPQVEAPQIYITCSLKAYPLDHVSETMSKACSYTDRSWRSVDGDDWTCSSCPYQIPVESDSLGWAQTALKYPEPKRYPGKRSQFRSPKQANSSRSRKSGASYIRTLQDPAAPWRRTRGSLKEGSVSAALEQETSIGPLSVFTRTNKHDKVAPPRVSEGIYFPPFRGKKPVPHHSLWKNGDLDETDLENEVTIPDEEKVFKALWRRQPLAAEDSAVDGTPAPEAPLPLWETLPSTVGEYIFFIPAVSPPERNASTASPEISPTTEKQELAMNTEELAMNTEELAMNTEELAMNTEELAMNTAVPDAKMEELAANTAVPDAKMEELAANTAVPDTKMDELATNTAVPDAKLEELATNMEELVATVEEMSTNAEELTTYLAANTGNLSRSSLLNATQLGFTDSVEKT, from the exons ATGGTGAAGGTGTGTGTCCTGCTGGTGGTTCTGCTGCTTTTTAAGGTTGGTGTAGGGAGAGAAGGACCCCGTTTTGAGCAGAAGGAACCCAGCAGAACCAGTGTGCGTGTCAGAACCGTGTCTGTGAACTGCAGTTCCGATCACATGGAGGTCCGTGTGAGGGCGGATCTGTTTGGTCTGGGAGTCTCTGTTGACCCCGGGGACCTCAGACTGGGGGGTCAGGGTCAGTCTGAGTTCTGTGGAGTGACCTCGGCTTCTGACGAGGAATTTATCATCGAATCGGATCTCACCAGCTGTGGCACACAGCACTGG GTGACTGACGATGCTCTCATCTACACTAATGTCCTCACCTACTCTATGATGGCTTCTCCGGATGCCCTGGTTCGAATGGAGAGTGCGGTCATCCCTGTGGAGTGTCATTTTAGAAG GACGTTTGATGTAGGCAGTGACCCGGTTCTGCCCACCTGGATCCCCCACAACAGCACTGTATCAGTGCTGCGGTCCCTGCACTTCAGCCTCAGGCTCATGACCC GCGACTGGCGCTGGGAGCGAGGGTCTGCCGTCTATTTCCTGGGGGATGATATAAATATCGAGGCGTCTGTTTACGCACCTCGGAAAGATCTGCGCATCTTCATTGACCACTGCGTTGCCACGACGACACCGGAGACTGATTCAGAGCCTAGATACGAGTTCATAGATAACGG gtgttttGTGGACGCTCCTCTGACCCGGTCAAACTCCCGTTTCCTGCAACGAGAGAGTCCGGAAAAACTGAGGCTCCAGCTGAGCGCCTTCATATTCCCACAGGTGGAAGCCCCTCAG ATCTACATCACCTGCTCTTTAAAAGCTTACCCCCTGGATCATGTGAGTGAGACCATGAGCAAAGCCTGCTCCTACACTGACAGAAG CTGGAGGTCAGTAGATGGCGATGACTGGACCTGCAGCAGCTGTCCGTACCAGATCCCGGTGGAGTCAGATTCACTTGGCTGGGCACAGACTGCTCTTAAATATCCAGAACCCAAGCGCTATCCAGGGAAACGGAGCCAGTTCCGTTCGCCTAAACAGGCCAACTCCTCTCGCAGCAGAAAAAGTGGAGCCTCCTACATAAGAACCCTACAGGATCCTGCTGCACCTTGGAGGAGAACCCGGGGTTCTCTGAAGGAAGGGAGTGTCTCTGCAG cgCTGGAGCAGGAGACCAGTATAGGACCCTTGTCTGTGTTCACCAGAACAAATAAACATGACAAAGTGGCGCCCCCTAGAGTCAGCGAGGGCATTTATTTTCCTCCCTTCCGAGGAAAGAAACCCGTTCCCCACCACAGTCTGTGGAAGAACGGAGACCTGGATGAAACCG ATCTGGAGAATGAGGTGACGATCCCAGATGAGGAAAAAGTCTTTAAAGCTTTGTGGAGACGGCAGCCTTTAGCAGCAGAAG ACTCTGCTGTTGATGGAACCCCTGCCCCTGAAGCTCCTCTCCCGCTGTGGGAAACACTGCCCTCCACAGTTGGAG aatatatttttttcatcccTGCTGTGAGTCCTCCTGAGAGAAATGCATCTACTGCTTCTCCTGAGATCAGCCCCACCACAGAAAAACAGGAACTTGCCATGAACACTGAGGAACTTGCCATGAACACTGAGGAACTTGCCATGAACACTGAGGAACTTGCCATGAACACTGAGGAGCTTGCCATGAACACAGCAGTACCAGACGCTAAAATGGAGGAGCTAGCCGCTAACACAGCAGTACCAGACGCTAAAATGGAGGAGCTAGCCGCTAACACAGCAGTACCAGACACTAAAATGGACGAGCTAGCCACTAACACAGCAGTACCAGATGCTAAATTGGAGGAGCTAGCTACTAACATGGAGGAGCTAGTGGCTACTGTAGAAGAAATGTCTACTAATGCAGAGGAGCTAACCACTTACCTAGCTGCTAACACAGGAAATCTGTCCAGAAGTTCATTGCTAAATGCTACACAGCTAGGGTTCACAGACTCTGTGGAAAAAACATGA
- the grk1b gene encoding LOW QUALITY PROTEIN: rhodopsin kinase GRK1b (The sequence of the model RefSeq protein was modified relative to this genomic sequence to represent the inferred CDS: inserted 1 base in 1 codon; deleted 1 base in 1 codon), which translates to MDIGGLETVVANSAYVSARGSVDGAAASMRDKKYRAKLNLPHIRQCEHIKASLDSSFDSMCARQPIGKRLFQQYLASDATHRSAGEFWKDIEDYSMAQEQDRAQKAQKMVNKYYESSSKSFCGFLEEKAVSRVKEDHKNVRSDLFTESEQQLLKHLEAKALAGFKSSMYFLRFVQFKWLEGQAVAEDWFTEFRVLGKGGFGEVSACQMKATGKMYANKKLNKKRLKKRKGYGGAMIEKRILAKVHSRFIVTLAYAFQTKTDLCLVMTIMNGGDLRYHMYDVDEKNPGFNESRTCFYSAQIICGLEHLHQHRIVYRDLKPENVLLDDAGHVRLSDLGXAVEIQPGQEKTNGYAGTPGFMAPEMLQNKDYDYSVDYFTLGVTVYEMVAAKGPFRVRGEQVENSEVTRRILNDPVFYPPTFSKELKGICEGLMEKDPEKRLGFKKNTCSELKKQPFFKELNWGRLEAGMLPPPFVPDPKMVYAKNIDDVGAFSTVKGIVIDNKDNEFYEEFSSGNIPIPWQEEMIETGVFGELNVWAENGKLPNDLDPNYVESKGGGCVLL; encoded by the exons ATGGATATCGGAGGTCTGGAGACGGTGGTGGCGAACTCTGCGTACGTCTCGGCGCGTGGGAGCGTGGATGGCGCGGCGGCATCGATGCGAGACAAAAAGTACAGAGCGAAGCTGAACCTGCCCCACATCCGCCAGTGCGAGCACATTAAGGCCTCGCTAGACTCCAGCTTCGACAGCATGTGTGCCCGGCAGCCCATCGGCAAGCGGCTATTCCAGCAGTACCTCGCCAGCGACGCCACCCACAGAAGCGCAGGGGAGTTCTGGAAGGACATAGAAGACTACAGCATGGCCCAGGAGCAGGACCGGGCACAGAAAGCCCAGAAAATGGTCAACAAGTACTACGAGTCCAGCTCCAAGAGCTTCTGCGGCTTCCTGGAGGAGAAAGCCGTGAGCCGAGTGAAGGAGGACCACAAGAACGTCCGGAGCGACCTGTTCACCGAGAGCGAGCAGCAGCTGCTGAAACACCTGGAGGCCAAAGCGCTCGCCGGGTTCAAGAGCAGCATGTACTTCCTGCGCTTCGTCCAGTTCAAGTGGCTGGAGGGGCAGGCCGTGGCGGAGGACTGGTTCACTGAGTTTCGGGTTCTGGGGAAGGGCGGGTTCGGGGAGGTCAGCGCCTGCCAGATGAAGGCCACGGGGAAGATGTACGCCAACAAGAAGCTGAACAAGAAAAGACTGAAGAAACGTAAAGGCTACGGT GGTGCTATGATTGAGAAGCGTATCCTGGCGAAAGTCCACAGTCGCTTCATCGTGACGCTGGCCTATGCCTTCCAGACCAAGACTGACCTCTGCCTGGTGATGACCATCATGAACGGAGGTGACCTCAG GTATCATATGTATGATGTAGACGAGAAGAACCCAGGTTTTAATGAGAGCCGGACGTGTTTCTACTCCGCTCAGATCATCTGTGGTTTGGAGCATTTGCACCAGCACAGGATTGTGTACCGAGATCTCAAACCGGAGAATGTTCTGCTGGATGATGCAG GACACGTTCGTCTGTCTGACCTCG CTGCAGTGGAGATTCAGCCCGGACAAGAAAAAACCAACGGATACGCAGGAACACCag gcttcATGGCTCCGGAGATGCTGCAGAATAAGGACTATGATTATTCAGTGGATTATTTTACTCTGGGGGTGACAGTGTATGAGATGGTGGCAGCTAAAGGACCCTTCAGAGTGCGAGGAGAGCAG GTAGAGAACAGTGAGGTGACCCGGCGGATTCTGAACGACCCGGTGTTCTACCCCCCCACCTTCAGTAAAGAGCTGAAGGGcatctgtgagggtttgatggag AAGGATCCGGAGAAGAGACTCGGCTTTAAGAAAAACACCTGCTCTGAGCTGAAAAAACAGCCGTTCTTTAAAGAACTGAACTGGGGTCGGCTGGAGGCGG gaaTGCTTCCTCCTCCTTTCGTTCCTGACCCTAAGATGGTGTATGCGAAGAACATAGACGACGTGGGAGCGTTCAGCACCGTGAAGGGCATAGTGATTGACAATAAAGACAACGAGTTCTACGAGGAATTCTCTTCGGGAAATATCCCGATCCCATGGCAGGAGGAGATGATCGAGACCGGAGTGTTTGGAGAACTCAACGTTTGGGCGGAAAATGGAAAACTGCCCAATGACCTCGACCCCAACTATGTAGAGTCTAAAGGAGGGGGGTGTGTGCTACTGTAA